CGGCAAGAATCGTTCCTATGGTTGGCGGGGTGGCGCTGTTTTACGGCCTGACGGCTCGCGTTGGGGCCATCCCTGCCCGGTTGAAATGTCCCGCGCGCGGCGCACATGACGGCCTTTAGGGAAAGGTGGGCAGTCGGGGCATGGGCTCGTATCTTCCATGAACCACGCGCCCTTCGGTTCTCACATCCCACTTCCGGCACCTCATACGCCCTAGAGTGTCCTGATGACGGGTTTTCAGGGAATTACGGTGGTCGGTGCGGGATTGGCCGGGTCGGAGGCGGCGCTGGCGGCGGCCGGGGCAGGCGTGCGGGTGCGCCTGCACGAGATGCGGCCGGTCAAGATGACCCCGGCGCACCGCAGCGGCAACTTTGCCGAGCTGGTGTGCAGCAACTCGCTGGGCGGCGAGGGTGAGATGCAGAGCAAGGGGCTGCTCCAGGCCGAACTGCGCAGCGTGGGGGGCGCGGTGGTGGGCGCGGCAGACGCCTCGCGCCTGCCGGCGGGCAACGCACTGGCCGTCGAGCGCGACGAGTTCAGCGAGCGTGTGACGCGGGCTGTACGCGAACATCCCCTCATCGAGATTGTCGAGGGCGAGGTCGAGGCCGTGCCGGAGGGCATCGCCGTCATCGCCTCTGGGCCGCTGACCTCCGACGCGCTGGCGGCCGACCTCGCCCGGCTCACCGGCAGCGAGCGCCTGAGCTTCTACGACGCGGCGGCGCCGGTCATCGACGCTGAGAGCATTAACCTCGACGTGGCGTGGCGCGCGGGGCGCTACGACCAGAGCGCCGACTATCTCAACTGCCCCTTCACCAAGGACGAGTACCTCGCCTTTTTCGGAGCGCTGGAACAGGCCCGGTCCCACACGCCGCACGACTGGGAGAAGCTCGAATTCTTCGAGGGCTGTATGCCCATCGAGGAGATCGCGCGCCGGGGGGTGGATACGCCGCGTTTCGGCCCCATGTCGCCCAAGGGCCTGGACGATCCGCGCACCGG
The DNA window shown above is from Deinococcus sp. Leaf326 and carries:
- the trmFO gene encoding methylenetetrahydrofolate--tRNA-(uracil(54)-C(5))-methyltransferase (FADH(2)-oxidizing) TrmFO, with protein sequence MTGFQGITVVGAGLAGSEAALAAAGAGVRVRLHEMRPVKMTPAHRSGNFAELVCSNSLGGEGEMQSKGLLQAELRSVGGAVVGAADASRLPAGNALAVERDEFSERVTRAVREHPLIEIVEGEVEAVPEGIAVIASGPLTSDALAADLARLTGSERLSFYDAAAPVIDAESINLDVAWRAGRYDQSADYLNCPFTKDEYLAFFGALEQARSHTPHDWEKLEFFEGCMPIEEIARRGVDTPRFGPMSPKGLDDPRTGRWPYAVAQLRQEDREGRLWSLVGFQTGLKWGDQKAVVNLIPGLENAEIVRYGVMHRNTYLNAPSVLDSTLALRADPQKFVAGVLAGTEGYLESAGTGWLAGTNAARLARGLAPLTPPAESMLGGLVRYLASANPKGFQPMNVNWALVPEMPAEINPKTGKPRKLGKREKRPVLFRRGLDAFMAWAGEEAGVPVTPRVIPEPASDEVPALR